Proteins encoded in a region of the Onychostoma macrolepis isolate SWU-2019 chromosome 20, ASM1243209v1, whole genome shotgun sequence genome:
- the akap12b gene encoding A-kinase anchor protein 12b isoform X1, producing MGATPSVQRDAMSPEDAPEDIGAELSDTQDGENVDGKPLQKNGQISISSLNGKTDDQTEYNGHTEENPPVDVGQTETITQKEDSPETIEVHQEEVAPQVNGEKGDDSANADEITTTEEKAVEEKQEEANEVGFKKIFRFVGFKFTLKKDKNEKTEPVQLLTVKEAESGADETSEEKKEESATEEDKSMEDKSPETTEKEQEATTEEVTDKAEEPADQTVVDAPSETDEKVSEEVTEKSGEEMGTISEKEPDPEAPAESPTSPPSQETQSPFKRFFTQGIFSNLRKKASFKKPKDEEQVKEKSAEEDIKETEETVEGVIEGTEEPKVDAEKEPSEGEQIEKPSEKADTKAEMTTETTSTETEEPQELKVEAEATSEAETLTQTETAEAPAAETAVEAQPTDDSKPTSDKPDVSEAATTEAEILSSQEKSKAQGSPLKKLFTGAGLKKLSSKKQKNKKEAESKQTESSEPVVENIQSSTESAEPQKPDSGASSPEESGEHLVGEVPQAEVAQAEVAQAEVAQAEVAQAAETEGEPVTSDSEKKKDGILPWSSFKKLVTPKKRVKRPSESEDEAPGDKPKSSTLSSTESAVFDEKTDEPKPSEEVPSESKEESQAESKAEPKVEKPEPAAEEPKRKMDTSVSWEALICVGSAKKRARKISDSDDEEPKIEEEVQQSGEEQTKTAESPLVSSGEADHENLASSPEPEEELVSTWESFKRLVTHRKKPKAEDKSDEASGAEHTTSDSEAPKEESSFSLRKLIPRRKKKSDGKQEQISSDIGSAEDDSDTPAVVPLSEYDNEPAAEVAVKTEEVKQESALVTQAKTSAEDRSPSWISTTVENVEDETEGKQLSDIPEEGDTAATPKSTDNTIAEDIIELTSEAVTALEQVEETEMVSAASRVTASPVTSGETTPVPGDGVEKKADVVLQEAVETISVTTSAMAFTMTKEQEEVVAVTTDALLVESAIKEEKTVLVAHEKTEATTVCTGLDTSEIKVVVEESLTQKPSVESVTIVSQVLVTELAVEDKTQEPEQASMAEDEVHEAQMSGGQTELKENAVEEKAQFEEIKETPEAETVTALQEVAAVKVALINAVQQEPEFLEEPVVAEKSPQVVAAGPVEPTVEESVCAQTVEVTEVAVAEGEKVQELEDVNEAKATVEVASVEGVSMAVTEEVMATLPEVPASQTAGSTEDPIPIVAATEEFAVIKETVCVTSSTSETTESYSADLTCETVMEKVLLALPADDHKIQVKVNDAEVSSTQEAVERSLKVTSTKDSVVVEEVIENVKEETEVIQATLVTEAEIIEKQSSVIVQEVIQNVVENLAEAHAEQKVSTEKVESCTTSVDVKFEEAPVVSGMIEEKTSTEVVSEEKAPLETSPEKPKAPDASEIKDDDEQTRIVTEKPMKTVNGTILITETVTVSITDEIQPQNEEVATVSVEDVHHETEVTKSEVELKQAEEKKLSGTTESEEGKSQVESRPKEVPTEIQQETQASEVSEAIPGEKMTETSVIDAIQDQIVAEQCQMALEAQIETAQEFNVGVINVINADDVPVQNTETNMKEESSEGQESVEEKPQKDLEEPQTEVSTQDTTNQGESRDPDCQKTDAKNVPAKLETATEKTANAIAVEEVMEEVGNEIEPVSSEVHTVS from the coding sequence TTGGCCAGACGGAAACCATCACCCAAAAAGAAGACAGCCCTGAAACAATTGAGGTTCATCAAGAAGAGGTTGCCCCTCAGGTTAATGGAGAGAAAGGAGACGATTCTGCAAATGCAGATGAAATTACAACCACAGAAGAGAAGGCAGTAGAGGAAAAACAAGAGGAGGCCAATGAGGTGGGCTTCAAGAAGATCTTCCGTTTCGTTGGATTCAAGTTCACACTGAAGAAAGACAAGAATGAGAAGACTGAGCCTGTGCAACTGCTGACAGTGAAGGAAGCAGAGAGTGGTGCAGATGAAACTTCTGAGGAAAAGAAAGAGGAATCTGCAACAGAGGAAGACAAATCTATGGAAGACAAATCACCAGAAACTACAGAAAAAGAGCAAGAGGCCACGACTGAAGAGGTGACTGATAAGGCAGAAGAACCAGCAGACCAAACTGTAGTTGATGCCCCATCAGAGACTGATGAAAAGGTCAGTGAGGAGGTGACTGAAAAATCTGGTGAAGAAATGGGGACAATATCAGAGAAAGAACCAGACCCAGAAGCGCCAGCTGAATCGCCCACAAGTCCACCCTCTCAAGAGACACAGAGTCCCTTTAAGAGATTTTTCACTCAGGGAATCTTTTCTAACCTGCGGAAGAAGGCAAGCTTCAAAAAGCCCAAAGATGAGGAACAGGTCAAGGAAAAGTCTGCAGAGGAGGACATTAAGGAAACTGAGGAGACAGTAGAGGGTGTTATTGAGGGTACAGAGGAACCTAAAGTGGATGCAGAGAAAGAACCATCTGAGGGTGAGCAGATAGAGAAACCTTCAGAAAAGGCTGACACTAAAGCTGAAATGACAACTGAAACAACTTCCACTGAGACGGAAGAGCCACAAGAACTTAAAGTAGAAGCTGAGGCTACAAGTGAAGCTGAAACTCTGACTCAGACTGAGACTGCTGAAGCTCCAGCTGCTGAAACTGCTGTTGAAGCTCAACCCACCGATGATTCAAAACCAACAAGTGACAAGCCAGATGTTTCAGAAGCAGCGACAACTGAAGCTGAAATCCTGTCATCTCAGGAGAAATCCAAGGCTCAGGGAAGCCCACTTAAGAAGCTGTTTACAGGAGCAGGGCTAAAAAAGCTGTCATCCAAAAAGCAGAAGAATAAAAAAGAAGCAGAGTCAAAGCAGACAGAATCAAGTGAACCAGTTGTTGAAAACATCCAGTCATCCACTGAGTCAGCTGAGCCCCAGAAACCTGACAGCGGAGCATCTTCTCCAGAAGAATCTGGTGAGCATCTTGTAGGGGAGGTACCTCAAGCTGAGGTGGCTCAAGCTGAGGTGGCTCAAGCCGAGGTGGCTCAAGCTGAGGTGGCTCAAGCTGCAGAGACTGAGGGTGAACCAGTCACTTCTGACAGTGAGAAGAAGAAAGATGGAATTTTACCTTGGTCCTCTTTCAAAAAACTAGTCACTCCAAAAAAACGTGTCAAAAGGCCTTCTGAGAGCGAAGATGAAGCACCTGGAGACAAACCCAAATCTTCTACCCTATCTTCAACTGAGAGTGCTGTATTTGATGAGAAAACTGATGAGCCTAAACCTTCTGAAGAGGTACCATCTGAGTCTAAAGAAGAGTCACAGGCTGAATCAAAGGCTGAGCCAAAAGTTGAAAAGCCTGAACCAGCTGCAGAGGaaccaaaaagaaaaatggatacaTCTGTGTCCTGGGAAGCCCTTATTTGCGTGGGGTCAGCTAAAAAAAGGGCCAGAAAgatttctgattctgatgatGAAGAACCTAAGATTGAGGAAGAAGTGCAGCAGTCAGGAGAAGAGCAGACAAAGACCGCTGAGTCCCCTCTTGTAAGCTCTGGTGAAGCTGATCATGAGAATTTGGCTTCTTCACCTGAACCAGAAGAAGAACTTGTGTCTACCTGGGAATCTTTCAAGAGGCTGGTAACCCACAGAAAGAAACCTAAAGCAGAAGACAAGTCTGATGAAGCCTCGGGTGCCGAACATACAACCTCTGACAGTGAAGCCCCCAAAGAAGAATCCTCTTTCTCTTTGAGGAAACTGATTCCACGCAGGAAGAAGAAATCTGATGGTAAACAAGAGCAGATCTCTTCTGACATTGGCTCTGCAGAGGATGATTCTGACACTCCAGCTGTGGTCCCTCTTTCAGAATATGACAATGAACCAGCTGCAGAAGTTGCGGTTAAGACAGAGGAAGTGAAGCAAGAATCTGCACTAGTCACCCAGGCAAAAACCTCAGCTGAGGATAGATCACCATCTTGGATCTCAACCACTGTGGAAAATGTTGAGGATGAGACAGAGGGAAAGCAGTTGAGTGACATACCCGAAGAAGGAGACACAGCTGCCACACCCAAATCGACTGATAACACTATTGCAGAAGACATTATTGAGCTTACTTCAGAAGCTGTTACGGCCCTTGAACAAGTAGAGGAGACTGAAATGGTTTCTGCTGCATCCCGTGTTACAGCATCACCAGTTACATCAGGTGAGACAACTCCTGTCCCAGGTGATGGTGTAGAGAAGAAGGCCGATGTAGTACTACAAGAAGCTGTGGAAACTATCAGTGTTACCACAAGTGCCATGGCTTTCACCATGACTAAGGAACAGGAAGAAGTAGTTGCAGTCACCACTGATGCTCTTTTGGTCGAGTCAGCTATCAAGGAAGAGAAAACAGTTTTGGTTGCACATGAGAAAACAGAGGCAACTACTGTTTGCACTGGCCTTGACACTAGTGAAATAAAGGTGGTGGTAGAAGAAAGCCTCACTCAGAAGCCTTCGGTGGAGTCGGTAACAATTGTTAGCCAGGTGCTTGTCACAGAGTTGGCTGTTGAAGACAAAACACAGGAGCCTGAACAGGCCAGTATGGCTGAGGATGAGGTTCATGAGGCTCAGATGAGTGGAGGTCAGACAGAGCTCAAAGAAAATGCAGTTGAGGAGAAAGCACAGTTTGAAGAGATAAAGGAGACACCTGAAGCTGAGACTGTGACTGCTCTCCAAGAAGTAGCAGCAGTCAAAGTAGCGCTCATCAATGCTGTACAACAGGAACCAGAGTTTCTTGAAGAGCCGGTGGTGGCAGAAAAATCCCCTCAGGTTGTGGCTGCAGGTCCTGTGGAACCAACTGTTGAAGAGTCGGTCTGTGCCCAAACTGTAGAAGTCACTGAAGTTGCTGTTGCTGAAGGTGAGAAAGTGCAAGAACTGGAGGATGTTAATGAAGCTAAAGCCACAGTTGAGGTAGCGTCTGTGGAGGGAGTTTCCATGGCTGTAACAGAGGAGGTCATGGCAACCCTTCCAGAGGTGCCTGCTTCTCAAACTGCTGGGTCTACAGAAGATCCCATTCCTATTGTAGCTGCCACTGAAGAATTTGCAGTCATCAAAGAGACTGTTTGTGTTACAAGCTCAACATCTGAGACAACAGAATCCTATTCAGCAGATCTAACTTGTGAAACTGTTATGGAAAAGGTTCTTCTTGCTCTTCCCGCAGATGACCACAAAATCCAGGTTAAAGTGAATGATGCTGAGGTTAGCTCTACTCAAGAAGCTGTTGAGAGAAGCTTAAAAGTAACCTCAACGAAAGATAGTGTGGTGGTTGAAGAAGTTATTGAGAATGTGAAAGAAGAGACTGAAGTGATCCAGGCAACCTTAGTAACAGAAGCAGAAATAATTGAGAAACAGAGCAGTGTTATTGTGCAAGAGGTCATTCAAAATGTTGTAGAGAACCTTGCTGAGGCACATGCAGAACAAAAAGTGTCTACTGAGAAGGTAGAAAGCTGTACCACATCAGTCGATGTCAAATTTGAAGAGGCCCCAGTGGTTTCTGGAATGATTGAGGAAAAAACCTCAACAGAAGTCGTTTCGGAGGAAAAAGCTCCACTAGAAACAAGCCCAGAGAAGCCAAAAGCACCTGATGCATCAGAGATCAAAGATGATGATGAACAAACTCGCATTGTTACTGAGAAACCAATGAAAACAGTCAACGGCACCATCCTGATTACAGAAACAGTCACGGTTTCTATCACAGATGAAATCCAACCTCAAAATGAGGAGGTTGCCACAGTCTCTGTGGAAGATGTGCATCATGAAACAGAGGTAACAAAAAGTGAAGTCGAACTTAAGCAAGCAGAAGAGAAAAAGCTTAGCGGGACAACAGAAAGTGAAGAAGGAAAAAGTCAAGTTGAATCACGCCCCAAGGAAGTGCCAACAGAAATCCAGCAAGAGACACAAGCTTCAGAGGTTTCAGAAGCCATACCAGGAGAAAAGATGACAGAAACATCTGTTATAGATGCAATTCAAGACCAGATTGTGGCTGAGCAGTGTCAAATGGCACTGGAGGCACAGATTGAGACTGCACAGGAATTTAATGTTGGTGTCATAAATGTCATAAATGCAGATGATGTACCTGTTCAAAACACTGAGACAAACATGAAAGAAGAAAGTTCAGAGGGCCAGGAATCAGTAGAAGAAAAGCCTCAAAAAGACTTGGAAGAACCTCAAACGGAGGTTTCAACACAGGACACGACAAACCAGGGAGAGTCAAGAGATCCAGACTGTCAAAAGACAGATGCTAAAAATGTACCTGCCAAACTGGAGACCGCTACTGAGAAGACAGCAAATGCCATTGCAGTGGAGGAGGTGATGGAGGAGGTCGGGAATGAGATCGAGCCAGTCTCCTCAGAGGTTCACACAGTGTCATGA
- the akap12b gene encoding A-kinase anchor protein 12b isoform X2: protein MLGTITLTVGQTETITQKEDSPETIEVHQEEVAPQVNGEKGDDSANADEITTTEEKAVEEKQEEANEVGFKKIFRFVGFKFTLKKDKNEKTEPVQLLTVKEAESGADETSEEKKEESATEEDKSMEDKSPETTEKEQEATTEEVTDKAEEPADQTVVDAPSETDEKVSEEVTEKSGEEMGTISEKEPDPEAPAESPTSPPSQETQSPFKRFFTQGIFSNLRKKASFKKPKDEEQVKEKSAEEDIKETEETVEGVIEGTEEPKVDAEKEPSEGEQIEKPSEKADTKAEMTTETTSTETEEPQELKVEAEATSEAETLTQTETAEAPAAETAVEAQPTDDSKPTSDKPDVSEAATTEAEILSSQEKSKAQGSPLKKLFTGAGLKKLSSKKQKNKKEAESKQTESSEPVVENIQSSTESAEPQKPDSGASSPEESGEHLVGEVPQAEVAQAEVAQAEVAQAEVAQAAETEGEPVTSDSEKKKDGILPWSSFKKLVTPKKRVKRPSESEDEAPGDKPKSSTLSSTESAVFDEKTDEPKPSEEVPSESKEESQAESKAEPKVEKPEPAAEEPKRKMDTSVSWEALICVGSAKKRARKISDSDDEEPKIEEEVQQSGEEQTKTAESPLVSSGEADHENLASSPEPEEELVSTWESFKRLVTHRKKPKAEDKSDEASGAEHTTSDSEAPKEESSFSLRKLIPRRKKKSDGKQEQISSDIGSAEDDSDTPAVVPLSEYDNEPAAEVAVKTEEVKQESALVTQAKTSAEDRSPSWISTTVENVEDETEGKQLSDIPEEGDTAATPKSTDNTIAEDIIELTSEAVTALEQVEETEMVSAASRVTASPVTSGETTPVPGDGVEKKADVVLQEAVETISVTTSAMAFTMTKEQEEVVAVTTDALLVESAIKEEKTVLVAHEKTEATTVCTGLDTSEIKVVVEESLTQKPSVESVTIVSQVLVTELAVEDKTQEPEQASMAEDEVHEAQMSGGQTELKENAVEEKAQFEEIKETPEAETVTALQEVAAVKVALINAVQQEPEFLEEPVVAEKSPQVVAAGPVEPTVEESVCAQTVEVTEVAVAEGEKVQELEDVNEAKATVEVASVEGVSMAVTEEVMATLPEVPASQTAGSTEDPIPIVAATEEFAVIKETVCVTSSTSETTESYSADLTCETVMEKVLLALPADDHKIQVKVNDAEVSSTQEAVERSLKVTSTKDSVVVEEVIENVKEETEVIQATLVTEAEIIEKQSSVIVQEVIQNVVENLAEAHAEQKVSTEKVESCTTSVDVKFEEAPVVSGMIEEKTSTEVVSEEKAPLETSPEKPKAPDASEIKDDDEQTRIVTEKPMKTVNGTILITETVTVSITDEIQPQNEEVATVSVEDVHHETEVTKSEVELKQAEEKKLSGTTESEEGKSQVESRPKEVPTEIQQETQASEVSEAIPGEKMTETSVIDAIQDQIVAEQCQMALEAQIETAQEFNVGVINVINADDVPVQNTETNMKEESSEGQESVEEKPQKDLEEPQTEVSTQDTTNQGESRDPDCQKTDAKNVPAKLETATEKTANAIAVEEVMEEVGNEIEPVSSEVHTVS, encoded by the exons ATGCTTGGGACAATAACTCTAACAG TTGGCCAGACGGAAACCATCACCCAAAAAGAAGACAGCCCTGAAACAATTGAGGTTCATCAAGAAGAGGTTGCCCCTCAGGTTAATGGAGAGAAAGGAGACGATTCTGCAAATGCAGATGAAATTACAACCACAGAAGAGAAGGCAGTAGAGGAAAAACAAGAGGAGGCCAATGAGGTGGGCTTCAAGAAGATCTTCCGTTTCGTTGGATTCAAGTTCACACTGAAGAAAGACAAGAATGAGAAGACTGAGCCTGTGCAACTGCTGACAGTGAAGGAAGCAGAGAGTGGTGCAGATGAAACTTCTGAGGAAAAGAAAGAGGAATCTGCAACAGAGGAAGACAAATCTATGGAAGACAAATCACCAGAAACTACAGAAAAAGAGCAAGAGGCCACGACTGAAGAGGTGACTGATAAGGCAGAAGAACCAGCAGACCAAACTGTAGTTGATGCCCCATCAGAGACTGATGAAAAGGTCAGTGAGGAGGTGACTGAAAAATCTGGTGAAGAAATGGGGACAATATCAGAGAAAGAACCAGACCCAGAAGCGCCAGCTGAATCGCCCACAAGTCCACCCTCTCAAGAGACACAGAGTCCCTTTAAGAGATTTTTCACTCAGGGAATCTTTTCTAACCTGCGGAAGAAGGCAAGCTTCAAAAAGCCCAAAGATGAGGAACAGGTCAAGGAAAAGTCTGCAGAGGAGGACATTAAGGAAACTGAGGAGACAGTAGAGGGTGTTATTGAGGGTACAGAGGAACCTAAAGTGGATGCAGAGAAAGAACCATCTGAGGGTGAGCAGATAGAGAAACCTTCAGAAAAGGCTGACACTAAAGCTGAAATGACAACTGAAACAACTTCCACTGAGACGGAAGAGCCACAAGAACTTAAAGTAGAAGCTGAGGCTACAAGTGAAGCTGAAACTCTGACTCAGACTGAGACTGCTGAAGCTCCAGCTGCTGAAACTGCTGTTGAAGCTCAACCCACCGATGATTCAAAACCAACAAGTGACAAGCCAGATGTTTCAGAAGCAGCGACAACTGAAGCTGAAATCCTGTCATCTCAGGAGAAATCCAAGGCTCAGGGAAGCCCACTTAAGAAGCTGTTTACAGGAGCAGGGCTAAAAAAGCTGTCATCCAAAAAGCAGAAGAATAAAAAAGAAGCAGAGTCAAAGCAGACAGAATCAAGTGAACCAGTTGTTGAAAACATCCAGTCATCCACTGAGTCAGCTGAGCCCCAGAAACCTGACAGCGGAGCATCTTCTCCAGAAGAATCTGGTGAGCATCTTGTAGGGGAGGTACCTCAAGCTGAGGTGGCTCAAGCTGAGGTGGCTCAAGCCGAGGTGGCTCAAGCTGAGGTGGCTCAAGCTGCAGAGACTGAGGGTGAACCAGTCACTTCTGACAGTGAGAAGAAGAAAGATGGAATTTTACCTTGGTCCTCTTTCAAAAAACTAGTCACTCCAAAAAAACGTGTCAAAAGGCCTTCTGAGAGCGAAGATGAAGCACCTGGAGACAAACCCAAATCTTCTACCCTATCTTCAACTGAGAGTGCTGTATTTGATGAGAAAACTGATGAGCCTAAACCTTCTGAAGAGGTACCATCTGAGTCTAAAGAAGAGTCACAGGCTGAATCAAAGGCTGAGCCAAAAGTTGAAAAGCCTGAACCAGCTGCAGAGGaaccaaaaagaaaaatggatacaTCTGTGTCCTGGGAAGCCCTTATTTGCGTGGGGTCAGCTAAAAAAAGGGCCAGAAAgatttctgattctgatgatGAAGAACCTAAGATTGAGGAAGAAGTGCAGCAGTCAGGAGAAGAGCAGACAAAGACCGCTGAGTCCCCTCTTGTAAGCTCTGGTGAAGCTGATCATGAGAATTTGGCTTCTTCACCTGAACCAGAAGAAGAACTTGTGTCTACCTGGGAATCTTTCAAGAGGCTGGTAACCCACAGAAAGAAACCTAAAGCAGAAGACAAGTCTGATGAAGCCTCGGGTGCCGAACATACAACCTCTGACAGTGAAGCCCCCAAAGAAGAATCCTCTTTCTCTTTGAGGAAACTGATTCCACGCAGGAAGAAGAAATCTGATGGTAAACAAGAGCAGATCTCTTCTGACATTGGCTCTGCAGAGGATGATTCTGACACTCCAGCTGTGGTCCCTCTTTCAGAATATGACAATGAACCAGCTGCAGAAGTTGCGGTTAAGACAGAGGAAGTGAAGCAAGAATCTGCACTAGTCACCCAGGCAAAAACCTCAGCTGAGGATAGATCACCATCTTGGATCTCAACCACTGTGGAAAATGTTGAGGATGAGACAGAGGGAAAGCAGTTGAGTGACATACCCGAAGAAGGAGACACAGCTGCCACACCCAAATCGACTGATAACACTATTGCAGAAGACATTATTGAGCTTACTTCAGAAGCTGTTACGGCCCTTGAACAAGTAGAGGAGACTGAAATGGTTTCTGCTGCATCCCGTGTTACAGCATCACCAGTTACATCAGGTGAGACAACTCCTGTCCCAGGTGATGGTGTAGAGAAGAAGGCCGATGTAGTACTACAAGAAGCTGTGGAAACTATCAGTGTTACCACAAGTGCCATGGCTTTCACCATGACTAAGGAACAGGAAGAAGTAGTTGCAGTCACCACTGATGCTCTTTTGGTCGAGTCAGCTATCAAGGAAGAGAAAACAGTTTTGGTTGCACATGAGAAAACAGAGGCAACTACTGTTTGCACTGGCCTTGACACTAGTGAAATAAAGGTGGTGGTAGAAGAAAGCCTCACTCAGAAGCCTTCGGTGGAGTCGGTAACAATTGTTAGCCAGGTGCTTGTCACAGAGTTGGCTGTTGAAGACAAAACACAGGAGCCTGAACAGGCCAGTATGGCTGAGGATGAGGTTCATGAGGCTCAGATGAGTGGAGGTCAGACAGAGCTCAAAGAAAATGCAGTTGAGGAGAAAGCACAGTTTGAAGAGATAAAGGAGACACCTGAAGCTGAGACTGTGACTGCTCTCCAAGAAGTAGCAGCAGTCAAAGTAGCGCTCATCAATGCTGTACAACAGGAACCAGAGTTTCTTGAAGAGCCGGTGGTGGCAGAAAAATCCCCTCAGGTTGTGGCTGCAGGTCCTGTGGAACCAACTGTTGAAGAGTCGGTCTGTGCCCAAACTGTAGAAGTCACTGAAGTTGCTGTTGCTGAAGGTGAGAAAGTGCAAGAACTGGAGGATGTTAATGAAGCTAAAGCCACAGTTGAGGTAGCGTCTGTGGAGGGAGTTTCCATGGCTGTAACAGAGGAGGTCATGGCAACCCTTCCAGAGGTGCCTGCTTCTCAAACTGCTGGGTCTACAGAAGATCCCATTCCTATTGTAGCTGCCACTGAAGAATTTGCAGTCATCAAAGAGACTGTTTGTGTTACAAGCTCAACATCTGAGACAACAGAATCCTATTCAGCAGATCTAACTTGTGAAACTGTTATGGAAAAGGTTCTTCTTGCTCTTCCCGCAGATGACCACAAAATCCAGGTTAAAGTGAATGATGCTGAGGTTAGCTCTACTCAAGAAGCTGTTGAGAGAAGCTTAAAAGTAACCTCAACGAAAGATAGTGTGGTGGTTGAAGAAGTTATTGAGAATGTGAAAGAAGAGACTGAAGTGATCCAGGCAACCTTAGTAACAGAAGCAGAAATAATTGAGAAACAGAGCAGTGTTATTGTGCAAGAGGTCATTCAAAATGTTGTAGAGAACCTTGCTGAGGCACATGCAGAACAAAAAGTGTCTACTGAGAAGGTAGAAAGCTGTACCACATCAGTCGATGTCAAATTTGAAGAGGCCCCAGTGGTTTCTGGAATGATTGAGGAAAAAACCTCAACAGAAGTCGTTTCGGAGGAAAAAGCTCCACTAGAAACAAGCCCAGAGAAGCCAAAAGCACCTGATGCATCAGAGATCAAAGATGATGATGAACAAACTCGCATTGTTACTGAGAAACCAATGAAAACAGTCAACGGCACCATCCTGATTACAGAAACAGTCACGGTTTCTATCACAGATGAAATCCAACCTCAAAATGAGGAGGTTGCCACAGTCTCTGTGGAAGATGTGCATCATGAAACAGAGGTAACAAAAAGTGAAGTCGAACTTAAGCAAGCAGAAGAGAAAAAGCTTAGCGGGACAACAGAAAGTGAAGAAGGAAAAAGTCAAGTTGAATCACGCCCCAAGGAAGTGCCAACAGAAATCCAGCAAGAGACACAAGCTTCAGAGGTTTCAGAAGCCATACCAGGAGAAAAGATGACAGAAACATCTGTTATAGATGCAATTCAAGACCAGATTGTGGCTGAGCAGTGTCAAATGGCACTGGAGGCACAGATTGAGACTGCACAGGAATTTAATGTTGGTGTCATAAATGTCATAAATGCAGATGATGTACCTGTTCAAAACACTGAGACAAACATGAAAGAAGAAAGTTCAGAGGGCCAGGAATCAGTAGAAGAAAAGCCTCAAAAAGACTTGGAAGAACCTCAAACGGAGGTTTCAACACAGGACACGACAAACCAGGGAGAGTCAAGAGATCCAGACTGTCAAAAGACAGATGCTAAAAATGTACCTGCCAAACTGGAGACCGCTACTGAGAAGACAGCAAATGCCATTGCAGTGGAGGAGGTGATGGAGGAGGTCGGGAATGAGATCGAGCCAGTCTCCTCAGAGGTTCACACAGTGTCATGA